Below is a genomic region from Virgibacillus dokdonensis.
CTGCTCATCCGTTTAGGAGTTTTCGTCCATGCAGGGCGCACATATAAAAAGCTTACTTGTTATTTTGTCAAGTAAGCTTTGTTTTAATTCTCATTATTTCTTTTCTGCTAACCAATCAGCAAGCAATTGAACATCATCGCCTTTAGCCATTCCTGCAGGCATACTTCCTTTTCCATTTTTAATAATGTCTGCAATTTCATCTGAGGAATACTTTGATCCTACATCTGTCAAAGCAGGGGCATTGCCGCCAGATAAGTCTGCACCGTGGCAGCTTAAACAATTATCCTGGTAGACTTCTTCAGCAGCAGTAGCATCTACACTACCGCTATTTTCCTCTGTTTTTGCATCGTCCTTATCAGCTGGTTCTTCGGAAGCATTTTCATCATCGCCGCCCCCACATGCGCCCAGCACTAATACAGTGCCAAACAGCATTGCTAATAACCATTTTTTCATGATTCTAATCCCCCTAACTATGTTATTAATCATACATCAATTCTATTATAACCAATGACTACTGTTTTAAAACTCTTTCTGTTTCCAAATATTACTACAAAAAAGGCGCTAGAGGTTGATAGGTCAACTTACACAGCCAATTATGACGAATTTATGAAAAATTATTATTGGTTTAATTCACCTGTTGTCTTAGATAAGCATCAATAAACGAATCAATTTCTCCATCCATAACGGCTTGCGTATTACCAACTTCTACATTTGTGCGATGATCTTTCACCATAGAATATGGATGAAAGACGTAAGAACGAATTTGACTTCCCCAACCAATTTCCATTTGGTCACCACGAATCTCAGCTAATTCCTGCTTTTGTTTTTCAATTTCAAGTTGATATAATTTTGACTTTAACATTTTCATAGCTGCTTCCCGGTTTTTAATTTGCGACCGTTCATTTTGACAAGTCACAATAATGTTTGTAGGTACGTGGGTAATACGCACAGCAGAATCCGTTGTATTTACATGTTGGCCACCTGCACCGCTAGCACGGTACGTATCGATTTTTATATCCTCCGACTTTACCTCGATATCTACATCATCCGTCATTTCTGGTGTCACTTCACACGAAACAAACGACGTATGTCTTCTACCAGATGAGTCAAACGGTGATATGCGTACAAGGCGATGCACGCCTTTTTCTGCTTTTAAATAACCATAAGCATTATGTCCTTTAATGAGCAATGTAACACTTTTAATCCCTGCTTCATCACCTGGTAAATGATTTAACGTCTCGACTTGAAATTTCTTACTCTCTGCCCAGCGCTGATACATTCGTAACAGCATGCTTCCCCAGTCTTGAGATTCCGTGCCACCTGCACCAGGGTGTAATTCCAAGATAGCATTATTGGCATCATATGGTTCGCTCAAAAGAATTTGTAATTCAAAATCATTGAATTGTTGTCGTAAAGAAGTTAATTGCTGAATTAATTCTTCTAATAACTCTTGATCATTCTCTTCTTTTACAAGTTCATAAGAAACTTCTAAATTATCAAGCTGTTGCTCAAGCTGAGAAAAACTATTGACATATGTTTTTAAATGGTTCATTTCATTGATGACGCCTTGAGCTTTTTCTTGTTCATCCCAAAATTCAGGAGCAGTCATTTGTAGCTCTAATTCTTGAATACGTTCTGTCTTTGCCTCTAAGTCAAAGAGACCCCCTAAAATCGTTGATGCGGCCATTCATCTTATCTAAATCGTTTCTAATATCTACTAGTTCCAATTCAATCACCTCTATGTAATTATTGTTGCCAAAGCGTCAGGAAAGCACTCCGTTTTTGGAGTGCTTCTTCCTTCTTATTTCCCATGGCAATTTTTATATTTTTTCCCACTACCACATGGGCATGGATCATTTCGACCTACATTGTTCTGTTTGACAAATGGTTTACGTGTTTTTTTCTTTTCTTCTTGACCGCCAGAAACAGCTTGCGTATTTTTCACAACTTCCTGGCGTTGAAGGTTATCACGAATTTGAGCTTTCATGATATACTTCGCTACTTCCTCTTCAATACTTTGAATCATTGACTCAAACATAGCGAAGCCCTCTAGTTGATATTCCCGAAGTGGATCGTTTTGGCCATATGCACGTAAATGAATTCCCTGGCGTAACTGGTCCATTTGATCAATATGGTCCATCCATTTTGTATCGACAGTACGAAGGAGAATCACTTTTTCAAACTCTCGCATTTGTTCTTCTGTTAATTCTTGTTCTTTTTCGTCATAACGTGCTTTTACTTTTTCCATGATCCATTCGGTTATTTCTTCTTGATCTTTTCCTTTAAGATCATCTTCAGAGATGTCATGAGGTTCAAGCAAGTTACCTGTTACATAATCTACAATTGCTTTATAATCCCACTTATCTTCATCATCGTCTTGGGTATGTGTTGTAACAACACGTTCCAATGCAGACAAAATCATATTTTCAATAATTTCGCGTAAATTGCCCTCTGCATCAATCACTTCAAAACGCTGTTTATAAATAATTTCACGTTGTTCACGTAAAACATCGTCATAGGAAAGAACCGTCTTACGCGCATCAAAGTTATTTCCTTCCACTCGTTTTTGTGCTGATTCTACTGCACGGGAAACCATTTTACTTTCAATTGGTTGCGAATCTTCCATTCCTAAACGCTCCATCATGGCACGGAGATTATCAGACCCAAATCGACGCATCAATTCATCTTCCATGGAAAGGTAAAATTGCGATACACCTGGATCTCCTTGACGTCCAGAACGTCCACGTAGCTGATTATCAATACGCCTAGATTCATGACGTTCCGTTCCTATAACAGCAAGTCCACCTAATCCCACAACACCTTCGCCTAATTTAATATCTGTTCCTCGACCAGCCATGTTAGTTGCAATTGTAACGGCACCACGCTGCCCAGCATTTTCGATGATTTCCGCTTCACGAAAGTGATTCTTTGCATTCAACACTTCATGCTTAATGCCTGCTTTTTTTAGCATCTTTGAAATGAGTTCAGAAGTTTCGACGGCAACCGTACCGACGAGAACGGGTTGGCCTTTTTGGTGGCGTTCTTTAATATCTTCAACGACAGCACGAAATTTTCCTTCCATTGTCTTATAAATTAAATCAGGCTTATCATCTCGAATAATGGGCTTGTTTGTCGGGATGGCAATAACATCCATATTGTATATATTTCTAAACTCTTCTTCTTCCGTCTTAGCTGTACCTGTCATTCCAGCAAGTTTATTGTACATACGGAAAAAGTTTTGAAACGTAATCGATGCCAATGTCATACTTTCATTTTGGATTTGTAAACCTTCTTTTGCTTCTATTGCTTGATGTAACCCATCACTATAGCGACGACCTTTCATGAGACGACCAGTAAATTGGTCGACAATAACGACTTCCCCATCTTCTACAACGTAATCATCGTCACGGTGCATGGAGATATGTGCTTTTAAAGCTTGGTTAATATGATGTGTTAACGAAACATGATTCAAGTCGAATAAATTATCAATAGAGAAATAACGTTCTGCTTTATTAATCCCTTCTTCTGTCAACTGAACACCTTTCGTTTTTTCATCGTAAGAATAGTCATCTTTTGCCAATGTTGAAACAAATGCATTTGCCTGTTGATATAAACTTGCGGATTTTTTAGCAGAGCCTGATATAATTAATGGCGTTCTTGCTTCATCAATTAAAATAGAGTCCACCTCGTCAATAATTGCATAATTCAACGGACGTTGTACCATCTGCTCTTTATACAAAACCATGTTATCACGTAAGTAATCGAATCCATATTCGTTGTTCGTACCGTACGTAATATCTTGGTTATAAGCCTCTCGTTTTTGCTCTTTTGTAAGTCCATTTCCGTTAAGTCCAACTGTTAAACCGAGGAATTCATAAAGTTCACCCATCTCTTTTGCGTCACGACTTGCTAAATAATCGTTTACTGTAATTATATGGACACCTTTTCCAGCTATGGCATTTAAATATGCAGGCATCGTGGAAGCTAATGTTTTACCTTCCCCTGTTTTCATTTCTGCAATATTTCCTTCATGTAAGGC
It encodes:
- the cccB gene encoding cytochrome c551, whose amino-acid sequence is MKKWLLAMLFGTVLVLGACGGGDDENASEEPADKDDAKTEENSGSVDATAAEEVYQDNCLSCHGADLSGGNAPALTDVGSKYSSDEIADIIKNGKGSMPAGMAKGDDVQLLADWLAEKK
- the prfB gene encoding peptide chain release factor 2 (programmed frameshift) — protein: MELVDIRNDLDKMNGRINDFRGSLDLEAKTERIQELELQMTAPEFWDEQEKAQGVINEMNHLKTYVNSFSQLEQQLDNLEVSYELVKEENDQELLEELIQQLTSLRQQFNDFELQILLSEPYDANNAILELHPGAGGTESQDWGSMLLRMYQRWAESKKFQVETLNHLPGDEAGIKSVTLLIKGHNAYGYLKAEKGVHRLVRISPFDSSGRRHTSFVSCEVTPEMTDDVDIEVKSEDIKIDTYRASGAGGQHVNTTDSAVRITHVPTNIIVTCQNERSQIKNREAAMKMLKSKLYQLEIEKQKQELAEIRGDQMEIGWGSQIRSYVFHPYSMVKDHRTNVEVGNTQAVMDGEIDSFIDAYLRQQVN
- the secA gene encoding preprotein translocase subunit SecA, producing MASILQKIFGDGTQRQLKKLQKTVDQIEALEPEMEKLSDEQLQQKTEEFKTRYQNGETLDELLVEAYAVVREAAKRVLGMRPFQTQLMGAIALHEGNIAEMKTGEGKTLASTMPAYLNAIAGKGVHIITVNDYLASRDAKEMGELYEFLGLTVGLNGNGLTKEQKREAYNQDITYGTNNEYGFDYLRDNMVLYKEQMVQRPLNYAIIDEVDSILIDEARTPLIISGSAKKSASLYQQANAFVSTLAKDDYSYDEKTKGVQLTEEGINKAERYFSIDNLFDLNHVSLTHHINQALKAHISMHRDDDYVVEDGEVVIVDQFTGRLMKGRRYSDGLHQAIEAKEGLQIQNESMTLASITFQNFFRMYNKLAGMTGTAKTEEEEFRNIYNMDVIAIPTNKPIIRDDKPDLIYKTMEGKFRAVVEDIKERHQKGQPVLVGTVAVETSELISKMLKKAGIKHEVLNAKNHFREAEIIENAGQRGAVTIATNMAGRGTDIKLGEGVVGLGGLAVIGTERHESRRIDNQLRGRSGRQGDPGVSQFYLSMEDELMRRFGSDNLRAMMERLGMEDSQPIESKMVSRAVESAQKRVEGNNFDARKTVLSYDDVLREQREIIYKQRFEVIDAEGNLREIIENMILSALERVVTTHTQDDDEDKWDYKAIVDYVTGNLLEPHDISEDDLKGKDQEEITEWIMEKVKARYDEKEQELTEEQMREFEKVILLRTVDTKWMDHIDQMDQLRQGIHLRAYGQNDPLREYQLEGFAMFESMIQSIEEEVAKYIMKAQIRDNLQRQEVVKNTQAVSGGQEEKKKTRKPFVKQNNVGRNDPCPCGSGKKYKNCHGK